A DNA window from Amycolatopsis sp. DSM 110486 contains the following coding sequences:
- the nadD gene encoding nicotinate-nucleotide adenylyltransferase has product MSPRRIGVMGGTFDPVHHGHLVAASEVQSRFALDEVIFVPTGQPWQKSERVVTRAEDRYLMTVIATASNPVFSVSRVDIDRGGQTYTVDTLRDLHEEYPDDQLFFITGADALEQILTWHKADELFNFAHFIGVTRPGYRLNSHHLPSGKVSLVEVTAMAISSTACRERVERGEPVWYLVPDGVVRYIAKKDLYRKDRGE; this is encoded by the coding sequence ATGTCACCACGCCGGATCGGGGTCATGGGCGGCACGTTCGACCCCGTGCACCACGGTCACCTCGTCGCGGCCAGCGAGGTCCAGTCGCGCTTCGCGCTGGACGAGGTCATCTTCGTCCCGACCGGGCAGCCGTGGCAGAAGTCCGAGCGCGTCGTGACCCGCGCCGAGGACCGCTACCTGATGACGGTGATCGCCACCGCGTCCAACCCGGTGTTCTCCGTGAGCCGCGTCGACATCGACCGCGGCGGCCAGACCTACACCGTCGACACGTTGCGGGACCTGCACGAGGAGTACCCGGACGACCAGCTGTTCTTCATCACCGGCGCCGACGCGCTGGAGCAGATCCTCACCTGGCACAAGGCCGACGAGCTGTTCAACTTCGCGCACTTCATCGGCGTCACGCGCCCCGGCTATCGCCTCAACTCCCACCACCTGCCGAGCGGCAAGGTCAGCCTCGTCGAGGTCACGGCGATGGCGATCTCGTCCACCGCCTGCCGCGAGCGGGTGGAGCGCGGCGAGCCCGTCTGGTACCTCGTGCCCGACGGCGTAGTCCGCTACATCGCCAAGAAGGACCTGTACCGCAAAGACCGAGGTGAGTGA
- the rsfS gene encoding ribosome silencing factor, with amino-acid sequence MAATSEARELAVAAAHAAADKLASDVVVLDVSDQLVITDAFVIASAANERQVGAIVDNVEEKLRIGGHKPVRREGAREGRWVLLDYVDVVVHVQHQEERSFYGLERLWKDCPRIEVEGLEPAAAADRDAAADSADGLDA; translated from the coding sequence GTGGCAGCGACGTCCGAGGCACGAGAGCTGGCCGTCGCGGCCGCGCACGCGGCAGCCGACAAGCTGGCCAGCGACGTGGTCGTGCTGGACGTGTCCGACCAGCTCGTGATCACCGACGCTTTCGTGATCGCGTCCGCGGCCAATGAGCGGCAGGTCGGTGCGATCGTCGACAACGTCGAGGAGAAGCTGCGCATCGGCGGGCACAAGCCGGTCCGCCGCGAAGGTGCCCGCGAAGGCCGCTGGGTGCTGCTGGACTACGTCGACGTCGTCGTCCACGTGCAGCACCAGGAAGAGCGCTCGTTCTACGGCCTGGAGCGGCTGTGGAAGGACTGCCCGCGCATCGAGGTCGAAGGGCTCGAGCCCGCCGCCGCGGCCGATCGCGACGCCGCCGCGGACAGCGCGGACGGCCTGGACGCGTGA
- a CDS encoding RecQ family ATP-dependent DNA helicase, translating to MDTTEALRERAETLLRSLAGETATLREDQWTAIEALVAHHRRALVVQRTGWGKSAVYFLATALLREQGAGPTVIVSPLLALMRNQISAAARAGIHAATINSANAQEWDQVQASVVAGDVDVLLVSPERLNNPDFRDAVLPKLTASAGLLVVDEAHCISDWGHDFRPDYRRLRTLLGDLPDGVPVLATTATANDRVATDVADQLGIGTGGDTLVLRGPLDRESLRLAVAELPTDQARLAWLAEHLAELPGSGIIYTLTVAAAHDVAALLGERGYPVAAYTGKTDPADRQAAEDDLLANRVKALVATSALGMGFDKPDLGFVVHLGAPSSPIAYYQQVGRAGRGVERAEVVLLPGREDKAIWAYFGSLAFPDELRVSQVLNSLAYADRPLSTAALEPTVELSRSRLEMVLKVLDVDGAVRRVRGGWESTGQEWQYDRDRYARVAKAREAEQSAMLGYIATTGCRMEYLRRQLDDPDAAPCGRCDNCTGQHWDTAVSEEVVGATRERLDRPGVEVAPRKQWPSGMKGLDVPLSGRIAATEQAEPGQVLGRLTDVGWGSRLRELVGPGAADDVVPESVFQACVKVLAAWPWAERPTAVVAVPSATRPVLVANLAERLATIGRLEHLGTLDSAGPPPRQANSAQRLADLWQRLALPDDVAARVVDTPGPILLVDDVIDTGWTMTLASRLLRKAGAKAVLPFGLASTS from the coding sequence GTGGACACCACCGAAGCCCTTCGCGAGCGTGCCGAGACCCTGCTGCGGTCGCTCGCCGGCGAAACCGCGACCCTGCGCGAAGACCAGTGGACGGCGATCGAGGCCCTCGTCGCCCACCACCGGCGCGCGCTCGTCGTGCAGCGCACCGGGTGGGGCAAGTCGGCCGTGTACTTCCTGGCCACGGCCCTGCTTCGTGAGCAGGGCGCCGGTCCGACCGTCATCGTCTCGCCCCTGCTCGCGCTCATGCGCAACCAGATCTCGGCGGCCGCGCGCGCCGGGATCCACGCGGCCACGATCAACTCGGCCAACGCGCAGGAGTGGGACCAGGTGCAGGCGTCGGTCGTTGCCGGCGACGTCGACGTGCTCCTGGTGAGCCCCGAACGGCTCAACAACCCCGATTTCCGCGACGCCGTGCTGCCGAAGCTCACCGCGAGCGCCGGGCTGCTCGTGGTGGACGAGGCGCACTGCATCTCGGACTGGGGCCACGACTTCCGGCCCGACTACCGCCGGCTGCGCACGCTGCTGGGCGACCTGCCCGACGGCGTGCCGGTGCTGGCCACGACGGCGACGGCCAACGACCGCGTGGCCACCGACGTCGCCGACCAGCTGGGCATCGGCACCGGCGGCGACACGCTCGTGCTGCGCGGTCCGCTCGACCGCGAGAGCTTGCGGCTGGCCGTGGCCGAACTGCCGACGGATCAGGCGCGTCTGGCGTGGCTCGCCGAGCACCTGGCCGAGCTGCCCGGGTCCGGCATCATCTACACGCTCACGGTCGCGGCGGCCCACGACGTCGCGGCGCTGCTCGGTGAGCGCGGCTACCCGGTGGCGGCGTACACGGGCAAGACCGACCCGGCCGACCGACAGGCCGCGGAAGACGACCTGCTGGCCAACCGGGTCAAGGCGCTCGTGGCCACGTCGGCGCTCGGGATGGGCTTCGACAAGCCGGACCTCGGGTTCGTGGTGCACCTGGGCGCGCCGTCGTCGCCGATCGCCTACTACCAGCAGGTCGGGCGCGCGGGCCGCGGTGTGGAGCGCGCGGAGGTCGTGCTGCTGCCGGGCCGCGAGGACAAGGCGATCTGGGCGTACTTCGGCTCGCTGGCGTTCCCCGACGAGCTGCGGGTGTCGCAGGTGCTGAACTCGCTCGCGTACGCCGACCGTCCACTGTCGACTGCCGCGCTGGAGCCGACCGTGGAGCTGTCGCGCTCGCGGCTGGAGATGGTGCTGAAAGTGCTCGACGTCGACGGCGCGGTGCGGCGCGTGCGCGGCGGATGGGAGAGCACGGGCCAGGAATGGCAGTACGACCGCGACCGCTACGCCCGGGTCGCGAAAGCGCGCGAGGCCGAGCAGTCGGCGATGCTCGGCTACATCGCCACGACCGGCTGCCGCATGGAGTACCTGCGCCGCCAGCTCGACGACCCGGACGCGGCGCCGTGCGGCCGCTGCGACAACTGCACCGGGCAGCACTGGGACACCGCGGTGTCGGAGGAGGTCGTGGGCGCCACGCGCGAACGGCTGGACCGGCCGGGCGTCGAGGTGGCGCCGCGCAAGCAGTGGCCCAGCGGAATGAAGGGCCTCGACGTGCCGCTGTCGGGCCGCATCGCCGCCACCGAGCAGGCCGAGCCGGGTCAGGTGCTGGGCCGCCTCACCGACGTCGGCTGGGGCTCGCGGCTGCGCGAGCTCGTCGGGCCGGGCGCGGCGGACGACGTGGTTCCGGAGTCGGTGTTCCAGGCCTGTGTGAAGGTCCTGGCGGCGTGGCCGTGGGCGGAGCGCCCGACGGCCGTCGTGGCCGTGCCGTCGGCGACCCGGCCGGTCCTGGTGGCGAACCTGGCGGAGCGGCTCGCGACCATCGGCCGCCTGGAGCACCTCGGCACGCTTGACTCCGCCGGCCCACCCCCGCGGCAGGCCAACAGCGCCCAGCGCCTCGCCGACCTCTGGCAGCGCCTCGCCTTGCCCGACGACGTCGCCGCCCGCGTCGTCGACACCCCCGGCCCCATCCTCCTCGTGGACGACGTCATCGACACCGGCTGGACGATGACCTTGGCTTCCCGCCTCCTCCGCAAGGCGGGAGCGAAGGCGGTGTTGCCGTTCGGTTTGGCCAGCACCTCCTGA
- a CDS encoding TetR/AcrR family transcriptional regulator, giving the protein MEPSRPLRADAVRNRTKILDAAREQITRLGPDVPMDTIAEAAGVAVGTLYRHFPTKTDLVTAVIGEHSELITEAIEAAAERVAGGADAMGEISALVSHIVEAAADDRAVKAAAQNVGAEYLTPEQESRSRAATTRMIKVAQRDGRLREDVTADDFYLLILTAPTDVQPAVRARWLELFLAGFTTGKG; this is encoded by the coding sequence ATGGAGCCGTCCCGCCCGCTGCGCGCCGACGCGGTGCGCAACCGCACGAAGATCCTCGACGCGGCGCGGGAGCAGATCACCCGGCTCGGCCCCGACGTCCCGATGGACACGATCGCCGAGGCCGCGGGGGTCGCCGTGGGCACGTTGTACCGGCACTTCCCGACGAAAACCGACCTCGTCACGGCGGTGATCGGCGAGCACAGCGAACTGATCACCGAGGCGATCGAGGCGGCGGCCGAGCGGGTGGCCGGCGGGGCCGACGCGATGGGCGAGATCTCGGCGCTGGTGAGCCACATCGTCGAGGCGGCGGCCGACGACCGGGCGGTGAAGGCCGCGGCGCAGAACGTCGGGGCGGAGTACCTCACACCCGAACAGGAGAGCCGCAGCCGCGCGGCCACGACGCGGATGATCAAGGTCGCCCAGCGCGACGGCAGGCTGCGTGAGGACGTGACCGCCGACGACTTCTACCTGCTCATCCTCACGGCGCCGACGGACGTCCAGCCGGCGGTGCGGGCGAGGTGGCTGGAGCTGTTCCTCGCGGGCTTCACCACCGGCAAGGGCTGA
- a CDS encoding DegV family protein, with translation MSVAVVTDSTAHLPEGFADRHSVRVVPLHVLVDGAVSYDGTEMGPAALAEALGERKIVTTSRPTPAEFATVFRAALDDGAESVVSVHLSKELSGTWEAAVLAAQEVGPDLVRVVDSRTTAMGLGFAALHAAVAATAGKSAVDVEAAAVDAAGRSSTLFVVETLEHLRRGGRIGPAAALLGTALAVKPVLHMSEGRILPLEKVRTMNRAMGRLVELAVKAAGEGPVELAVHHLASPERAVELANRLEEAVPGCAGGCVVSELGAVIGAHTGPGVLGVVVQRER, from the coding sequence GTGTCGGTAGCCGTGGTCACGGACTCCACCGCTCATCTGCCGGAGGGCTTCGCCGACCGGCACTCGGTGCGCGTGGTGCCTCTGCACGTCCTCGTCGACGGTGCCGTCTCCTACGACGGCACCGAGATGGGCCCCGCCGCGCTCGCGGAAGCGCTGGGGGAGCGCAAAATCGTCACCACGTCACGGCCCACGCCCGCCGAGTTCGCGACCGTCTTCCGGGCCGCGCTCGACGACGGCGCCGAGTCCGTGGTGTCGGTGCATCTGTCCAAAGAGCTCTCCGGCACGTGGGAAGCCGCCGTGCTCGCCGCCCAGGAAGTCGGTCCGGACCTCGTGCGCGTGGTCGACTCGCGCACCACGGCCATGGGGCTCGGGTTCGCCGCGCTGCACGCCGCGGTGGCCGCCACTGCGGGCAAGTCGGCGGTCGACGTCGAGGCGGCCGCGGTCGACGCCGCCGGGCGCTCTTCCACGCTCTTCGTGGTCGAGACGCTCGAGCACCTGCGCCGTGGTGGCCGCATCGGGCCGGCCGCCGCGCTGCTGGGCACGGCGCTCGCGGTGAAGCCGGTGTTGCACATGTCCGAAGGGCGCATCCTTCCGCTGGAAAAGGTCCGGACCATGAACCGGGCCATGGGGCGGCTGGTCGAGCTCGCGGTGAAGGCGGCCGGTGAAGGCCCGGTCGAGCTCGCCGTGCACCACCTCGCCTCGCCGGAACGAGCTGTCGAGCTGGCCAATCGCCTGGAGGAAGCCGTGCCCGGCTGCGCCGGCGGCTGCGTGGTGTCGGAGCTGGGCGCCGTGATCGGCGCGCACACCGGACCGGGCGTGCTCGGGGTGGTCGTGCAGCGGGAGCGGTGA
- a CDS encoding histidine phosphatase family protein has protein sequence MSLKRLLLWRHGETDYNAAGRMQGHLDSALTPVGWNQARFAVPALARFSPDLVIASDLHRATDTATVLSEAIGVPLRIDKRLRETHLGEWQGMTGPEVDAAYPGERDKWRTDAAWAPPGGESRVDVAGRAGEVVNDLLQPNSDAGESVLLASHGGLIVALTAKLLGLPIEIWPSLGGIMNCHWVELGRRDGAWRLYAYNAGITG, from the coding sequence GTGAGCCTGAAGCGGCTGCTGCTCTGGCGGCACGGCGAAACGGACTACAACGCCGCCGGCCGCATGCAGGGACACCTCGACTCCGCGCTGACCCCGGTCGGCTGGAACCAGGCGCGCTTCGCCGTTCCGGCCCTCGCGCGGTTCTCGCCCGATCTGGTGATCGCGTCGGACCTGCACCGCGCGACCGACACGGCCACCGTCCTCAGCGAAGCCATCGGCGTGCCGCTGCGCATCGACAAGCGGCTGCGCGAGACGCACCTGGGTGAGTGGCAGGGCATGACCGGCCCCGAGGTCGACGCCGCCTACCCCGGTGAGCGCGACAAGTGGCGCACCGACGCCGCGTGGGCGCCGCCGGGCGGAGAGTCCCGAGTGGACGTCGCGGGGCGCGCGGGCGAGGTCGTGAACGACCTGCTGCAGCCGAATTCCGACGCCGGCGAGTCGGTGCTGCTCGCGTCGCACGGCGGTCTGATCGTGGCGCTTACGGCGAAGCTGCTCGGCCTGCCGATCGAGATCTGGCCGTCGCTCGGCGGGATCATGAACTGCCACTGGGTGGAGCTCGGCCGCCGCGACGGCGCCTGGCGGCTGTATGCGTACAACGCGGGGATCACCGGCTGA
- the octT gene encoding diglucosylglycerate octanoyltransferase, which produces MGPHLLVFGDSLSFHGPVGPCAADEPRLWPNVAATALDGRADVVAGIGWTARDVWWSLTGDPRVWADLHRADAVVLAIGSMDTLPSPLPTYLRTGLRYLRPDGVRRVVRGAYLAAQPRLSVVLRGRPTVLPAKLTVHYLDLAVEALRVLRPELPIFGMLPSVHRADAYGRVHTARPAAAAAMAAWGARLDVPLLDLPAVVGDHVLDGEGNPDGMHWGWAGHEAVGTAMAKLMTPALRPGHVG; this is translated from the coding sequence ATGGGCCCGCACCTGCTCGTCTTCGGTGATTCGCTGAGCTTCCACGGACCGGTTGGTCCCTGTGCCGCAGACGAACCACGCCTGTGGCCCAACGTCGCGGCCACCGCGCTCGACGGGCGCGCCGACGTGGTCGCCGGCATCGGCTGGACCGCGCGCGACGTGTGGTGGTCCCTGACCGGTGACCCCCGGGTGTGGGCCGATCTGCACCGCGCGGACGCCGTCGTGCTGGCGATCGGCAGCATGGACACGCTCCCGTCGCCGCTGCCGACGTACCTCCGCACCGGCTTGCGTTACCTCCGTCCCGACGGTGTGCGCCGCGTCGTGCGCGGCGCGTATCTGGCCGCGCAACCGCGGTTGTCCGTCGTGTTGCGGGGCCGGCCCACGGTGCTGCCCGCGAAGCTGACCGTGCACTACCTCGACCTGGCCGTGGAGGCTTTGCGCGTGTTGCGGCCCGAGCTGCCGATCTTCGGGATGCTGCCGTCGGTGCACCGCGCCGACGCGTACGGCCGCGTCCACACCGCCCGCCCCGCCGCGGCCGCCGCGATGGCCGCGTGGGGCGCGCGCCTGGACGTGCCGCTGCTCGATCTCCCCGCCGTCGTGGGTGATCACGTGCTCGACGGCGAGGGCAACCCCGACGGCATGCACTGGGGCTGGGCGGGCCACGAAGCAGTCGGCACGGCCATGGCGAAGCTGATGACACCGGCTTTGCGCCCCGGCCACGTAGGCTGA